The nucleotide window CCTTTATCTTAAGCAATATATCTTTTTTATGGGCGGTGTCTGCTATGTATATTGCCTCATTAAGATATTGACTGAAATCCCTTTCAGCGAGCAGAAACTGGCTGTAAAGCGCAGCATCTTTTATAATAATATATTTCCTCTCGTGCCTCACCTGTGACAGAAGAGAGTCTGTGAGCTTCTTTTCGTAGTCTCTCATTTTATTATCAGCGTCCAGCGTATAACGGGTAACCTGCTCAAATTGTTGTAACTGTAAAATGGTATATGCATTCACCGCCATAGCAGGAACAAATATGGCGAGATACACACTAATCAGCCGGGAAAATATACTCAACCTTCTCATGTTGTTATTATCCCTCCCTCAAGAAATTAGGCCATGTCCCTTTGAGTTGTTGAAGTAGGAAGCGGCCCCGGTTAAACTTAAATAACCAAATCATGAGACTTCTCTGATTCACAGCAAAATTTCCCCTCAATATTAAAAGCTTTCAGCAATAATTGCAATAGAGGAAGGGGTCGGCTTACAACTATCAGCCATAAACAGCAAAAATGGGGCTCAGGCCTTGAAGTGCGAAAGTGAATTTTAAAAAGCCTCCGGAAATTCCGGAGGCTTTTTAAGTTTAATTTTTAATCTCTTAGAACAATCCGCTGACCTTTCCGGTGTTCACATCCACATCAATCCTTCTGTATGCAGGGTCGGAACTTGTGCCGGGCATGAGGCTGATAGTGCCTGCGCAGGGGCAGAGGAATTTGGCGCCGGAGTAAATCAATATATCTCTGATGGGCAGCGTCCACCCTTTAGGAACTCCCTTGAGGGCAGGGTCGTGTGTAAGGCTCAAGTGGGTCTTGACCATCATGGTGGCGAAGTCCGCGTACTTGGGATCGTCTTCCAGCATCTTCGCCTTGGCTTCAGCTTCAGGCAGCCATGAGACGCCGTCAGCGCCGTATACTTCTTTGGCGATGGTTGCTACGCGGTCGCGCAGCTTCATTTCTATAGGATACAGATATTTGAAGTCATTTTTTTGGTTGCAGGCGTCAATGACCGCATCGGCAAGTTCCAAAGCTCCCTCACCGCCCTTTAGCCAATGCTGGGATTCAGCGCAGCGGGCACCTGCTGCTTCAGCGGCTTTTTTGACAACAGCCACTTCAGCATTCGTGTCAGTATAAAAACGGTTGACGCAGACCACAGGGTTTATGCCGGACTTGCGGATAACATTAATCATGTGTATCATGTTGGCGCAGCCTTTTTCTACCAGCGCTATATTTTCCTTTGTGTATTCTTCAGGCAGGGGCTTGCCGGCCACTACCTTGGGACCGCCGCCGTGCATCTTCAGGGCGCGGACCGTAGTGGTAAGCACGGATACGTGGGGTTTCAGCCCGCTGAAGCGGCACTTGACGTTCCAGAATTTTTCAAAACCGATGTCTGCCGCAAAACCGGATTCGGTCACATGGTAGTCGAACAATTTCAGTCCGACCCTGTCTGCTATGATTGAGGACTGGCCTACGGCAATGTTGGCAAAAGGCCCGGCATGTACAAAGCAGGGGTTGTATTCAGCCGTGCACATGAGGGTTGGATTGATTGTATTGCGCATGAAGGCTGCCATGGCATTGCCGACTTCAAGATCGCCTGTGGTAACAGGTTTGCCGCTCTTATCAAAAGCAACTGTGATATTGTTCAGGCGCTGTTTCAGGTCAGCGAGGTCATTGGCTACTGAAAGAATTGCCATGCACTCTGAGCCTACTGCGATACCGAACTTTGACTGCATCATAAAACCGTCCTGCCTGCCGCCGAGGCCGATGATTATATTGCGGAGGCTCTGGGCGCAAAAGTCCATTATCCATCCCATCTCCACGCGGGTAGGGTCTATGCCGAGCCGCCTCATCCTGGTGAGACGCTTCAACTGCTCATCGTTATAATTACGCTCGTGCTGCATACGGGATGTCATTGCTACCATGGCCAGGTTGTGGGCGTTCATGATGTCGTTGATGTCACCTGTGAGTCCCAATGAAAACTCGGTCATGGGAATCAGCAAAGAGTTGCCGCCGCCGGCAGCAGTGCCTTTTACGTTCATTGTGGGGCCGCCGGAAGGCTGACGCAGCGCTCCTCCAACGTTCACGCCGCGCTTGCCAAGTCCCTCCATCAAGCCGCACGATGTTGTGCTTTTGCCTTCGCCCAGAGGGGTCGGCGTGATGGCCGTTACCTCGATGTACTTGCCATCGGGCTTGTCTTTGAGACGATTGATGACCTTAAGAAAGTCAATTTTGGAGAGGCGTCCCATGGGGAGCATCTCGTCTTTTTGCAGACCGAGTTTCTCACGCCACTCTTCAGGTGAGGGCATATTTTTTTCAGCTTCTTCTGAAATCTGCCAGTCAGCTAACTTCGTTGCATCAAAGGCCATTTTCAAAATCCTCCTTATTTAGTAATTTATCAATGCATTTAAGAATTTCTCGTTCATGCGCCTGAGGTTTTTGCTCAGGACCAATACAAGTTTCTTAAGTATCTGGGAAGCCAGAACAACATCTTCTTTTTCCAGTTTCTCGAATTCATCTTTGGGAAGCTTTAACAGTTCTGCGCTTTCAATGGCAATTGCATTAGCTTCATGCCGGCGATGCTCAATAATCGAAAGCTCTCCAAAAAAATGTCCCGGAGTCAGAACCGCAAGTGTCTGTTTCCAGCCGTCAGGCGTTACCTTGTTTATCTCAATCTTCCCTGAACGAATCATATAAATGCCTTTTGTGTCCTCGCCTTCCTTAAAAAGAAACTCTCCTTTTTTTAATGAGACTTCTTTTATGACTTTTGTTAACTTTTCAAGTTCGGCAGTGCCAATGTCTTCAAATAGAATCTGTTTTTTAAGTTCGCTGATGCTTGTCATAATCTCTCCTTTCTTATTTCTCTATCTTTACCGCACACACCTTGAGTTCAGGTGTTTTTGAGTGGGGGTCAAGAGCGTCTGAGGTTATTACGTTTACAGCGGCTTTGCTGTAATGCATCGGGATAAAAAGAACGCCGTTTGATACCATGTCCGTTATCCGCGCCTTTATCTCAATCTGCCCTCTCCTTGATCTGACCTTGATTTTTTCACCATTCTTTATTCCGGCTTTTTTCGCATCTTCCGTGTTTATCTCAACATAAGGTTCGCCTGCGTGCTTTTCAATAGGCGCAACTCTCATCGTCATTGTAGCGCTGTGATACTGAAAAAGGTTTCTGCCTGTCGTGAGTATAAATGGATAATCGCTGTCTGCAAGCTCTGCAGACGGAAGATATTTTACCGGAGTAAATGATACTTTGCCTCTCGGAAACCCTGCCTTGTACAGATATTCTGTGCCGGGATGGTCTTTTGTAGGACAGGGCCAGTGGATGCCATGGGTGCGTATCCTGCTGTAGGATATGCCTGAAAGAGCGGGCCATAAACTGCCGAGTTCTTCAGATATCTCTTCAACAGAAGAGTATTTCATGGGGTATCCTATCCTGTTGGATAATTCAGCTATTATCCATGAGTCCTCTTTTGCGTCTCCCGGCGGCTCTACCGCTTTTCTTACAAGCTGGACTTTTCTTTCTGTATTTATGAAAGTGCCGTTCTTTTCAGCAAAGCAGGTAGCAGGCAGGACTACATCTGCGAGAGCCGCTGTCTCTGTAAGGAATATGTCCTGAACCACCATGAACTCAAGATTTTCCAGCGCTTCTTTCGTATGATTTGCATTTGCGTCTGTAATTATTGGATTTTCTCCCATTATGTAAAGCGCCTTGAGTTTTCCTTTGAAGGCTGATTCTACCATCTCTGTTGATTTCAGCCCCTCTTTATCGGAAAGCCGGACTTTCCATGCATCCTCAAATTTTTTCTTGACCATGGGCATGTCAACCCTCTGATAGCCGGGATATACATTAGGAAGGCAGCCCGCATCACAAGCGCCCTGAACGTTGTTCTGTCCTCTGAGAGGATTTATTCCCGTATGCTCTCTTCCGATATTGCCTGTAAGAATGGCAAGATTGGCTATTGCATTTACATTGTCTGTACCGTGAGTGTGCTGGGTAATCCCCAAGGTGTAGAATATTCCCGCCTTTCTTGAGCCCCCATAAAGCTTTGCAGCCTTAATTATATTTTCCGCAGGCACGCCTGTAATCTGTGAGACTGCCTCTGGTGGGAACTTCTCCAATGACTTTGTCCATTCATCAAAGAACTCGGTTCTTTCCTCTATGAATTTTTTGTCGTGAAGCCCTTCCTTTAATATCACATGGGCAATGCCATTAATCAGGGCAACATCTGTCCCCGGTTTCAGGTTCATGAAAACTTCTGAAAATCTTGCCATAGGCACTTTCCGCGGGTCGGCTACGATTATCTTTGCGCCCTTTCTGAATGCCTTTATCATCCTGTTTGCGATAACAGGATGGGTCTCTTTCGTGTTGGAGCCGATTACAAAGAGAACCTCCATCCCCTCAATCTCTCTTATGGAATTGGTCATTGCTCCTGAGCCGAATATTGTAGCCAGACTGGCTACAGTTGCAGCGTGTCAGAGACGGGCGCAGTGGTCCACATTATTGGTCCCTACTACTGCCCTCATAAATTTCTGGAACAGATAGTTTTCTTCTGTAGTGCATTTTGCAGAAGAAAGTCCTGCTATTGAATCAGCGCCGTGCTTTTCCTTTATCTCCCTGAGTCTTGAGGCTATGTAATTGAGAGCCTCATCCCACGATGCTTCTCTAAAGAGTTCGAAGCCTACCCCCCCACGCCCCCCCTTACTAAGGGGGGGATTAAGGGGGGGTGTCTGAACGCTGAACGCTGAATGCTCTTTTGGCTTTATTCTAATAAGAGGTCTCGTGAGCCTGTCGGGGCTGTTGATAAACGAATAGCCGAACCTGCCTTTAACGCACAGCCATCCCTCGTTCCACTTGTCTTCCTTTGAAGTCACTCTTATAACTTTATTCTGCCTTACGTGAAGGGTGAGGTTGCACCCTGTTCCGCAGTATGAGCAGGTAGTGTCAATTTCTTTTATGTCTTTCTGTCTGCCGCGGAGTTGCCGCATTTTCCCTGTTAAAGCGCCTGTCGGGCATACAGCCACACACTGTCCGCAGAATTCACAGTCAAGGTCTTTTTCAAATGTCGGGCATATCTTGGATTTAAAACCGCGGTATGCAAAATCTATAGCGCCCACGCCCTGTATCTCATCGCAGGCCTTTACGCATCTGCCGCAGAGGATGCATTTCTCCATATCCCTTTCAATAAAAGGATTGCCGTCCCTTTTTTCGTATATCCTTCTTTCCCCTCCGAACCTGTTTTCCCTTATGCCATAGAAATATGCGAGTTCCTGAAGGGTGCAGTCTCCTGCCTTTTCGCATACCATACAGTCATTCGGATGGTCTGAGAGAATAAGTTCAAGCACTGTTTTTCTTAAGCCCTCAAGGGCTGGAGTTGAAGTTGTCACTTCCATTCCCTCTGAAACAGGCGTTGTACATGATGTGAGCGGCCTCGGAACACCCTTTACTTCAACAATACAGAGCCTGCAGCCTCCGAATGGTGTAAGTTTCGGATGATAACAGAGCGTAGGTATTTCTATATTCAGCATACGCGCTGCGTCAAGCACAGTTGTGCCTTCCGCAACCTCTATTGCTTTGCCGTTAATATTCAGTTTAATCATTGCTTTGATACTCTGACCCTCTGACACTTTGAATCTACTCCTTCCCCACTGCCTTGAATTTACATACATCAAAACAGGCCCCGCATTTAATGCACATTGCAGAGTCTATCTTGTGCAGTTTCTTTTTCTCCCCTGTTATTGCCTTTGCAGGACATGCCCTTAAGCACGCTCCGCATCCTTTACAGAATTCCTCAAGAATATAGTAAGTCAGCAGTTCTTTGCAGACTGCCGCCGGGCACTTTCCATTTAAATGCGCTTCGTATTCATCTCTGAAATATTTTATAGTGCTTAAGATAGGGTTTGGCGCTGTCTGGCCAAGACCGCAGAGTGATGCGGCCTTAATATCAGCGCTGAGTTTCCCGAGGAGTTCTATGTCTCCTTCTTTCCCTTTGCCTTTTGTTATTCTGTCGAGAATTTCAAGAAGTCTTTTAGTTCCTATCCTGCACGGCACGCATTTCCCGCATGACTCCATCTGCGTGAACTGGAGAAAGTACTGCGCCATGTTAACCATGCAGTTATCTTCATCGAGCACTACCATTCCGCCTGAGCCTACTATAGAACCTACTTTTGCAAGCGACTCAAAATCAACAGGGGTATCAAGCATTTCCGCAGGAATACATCCGCCTGAAGGCCCTCCTGTCTGGATTGCCTTAAGCGCCCTGTCGCCTTCAATGCCTCCGCCTATGTCGTAGATTATTTCCCGAAGCGGAATTCCCATAGGCACTTCTATGAGCCCTGAGTTCTTGATCTTTCCAGTAAGGGCAAATACCTTTGTGCCTTTTGATTTCTCTGTGCCGAAGGAAGAAAACCACTCCGCGCCGTTCCTTATGATATATGGAATATTTGCAAGGGTTTCGACATTATTTATCACTGTTGGTTTTCCCCATAATCCGCTGTAGACAGGGAAGGGCGGTTTTGCCCTCGGCATTCCTCTCTGCCCCTCAATGGAGGCGATTAAAGCCGTCTCTTCGCCGCAGACAAAGGCCCCGGCGCCGAGTTTTACCTTTATATCAAAGCTGAATTTTGTGCCGAGGATATCTTTTCCGAGAAACCCTCTTGTCCTCGCATCAGAGAGAGCTTTTCTCAGCCTTTCAACAGCAAGCGGATACTCAGCCCTTATGTAAACATAGCCCTTATCAGCGCCGATGGAATAAGCGCCTATTATCATTCCCTCGATTACAGCATGGGGATTGCCCTCGATAACAGACCTGTCCATAAATGCGCCGGGATCGCCTTCATCTGCGTTGCAAATCATGTATTTTTGCCTGGAGGCCTGTTTCATTGCCGCTTCCCATTTAACTCCCGTAGGAAACCCTGCTCCGCCTCTGCCTCTGAGGCCTGAAGCCTTGATAATTCCGATTACATCCTCGGGGGCAGATGAGGTAAGAACCTTTCTTGCCGCCTCATAGCCCTTGCCTGCAATATAGGCATCTATGTCCTCGGGATCTATAGAGCCGCAGTCCGAAAGAACAACCTTAAGCTGTTTTTTATGGAAGTTATGATAGTCATCTCCCACAACCCAATCGGTTACAGGATTGTTTTCGATGATGTGCTCTTTTACTATTCTTGATATCATCTCAGGCTTTACATACTGGTATGTTGTTTTTTGTCCTTTTACTATCACATCCACCAGAACGTCTTTAGCGCACAGGCCGCGGCATCCCACCTTATGCGTCAAGCAGTTTTTCGCTACCGTCGCCTCAATGCCGGATGCGTCAAGTTCTGTCCTGAAGGCATCCATAACTTCAGAGCCGCCGGCTGCTATTCCGCCCGTGCCCATACATACTTTTATAACAATGTTAGTCGGCTTCACTGTTTGCACCCTTGATAGAACGTATTTCTTTAATGAGTTTATCAGCTGCTGCCTTCCCATGGACCTTTTTATTGATTATGAAGACCGGAGCAATGCTGCAGGCGCCAATACAGTTTACTTTTTCGAGCGTGAATTGCATATCCTTTGTTGTTTCCTCACCCTCCGAAATATCAAGCTCCTTTTTTACTCCGTTTATCAATCTCTCGGAGCCTTTGACATGGCATGCAGTGCCGCAGCAGGCAGTGATAATATTTTTCCCCCGCGGTTTCAGGTGAAACTGCGCATAGAATGTGGCTATTCCGTAGAAGCTGCTGGGATTGACGTCCAGCCTTGATGCAAACCAGTTGACAGCTTCCTCAGAGATATATCCAAAGGCATTCTCAATATCCTGAAGAATAGATATGAGATTGCCCTCATTTTCTCTGTTTTCTTTCAGAATCTTTTCAAGAGTTTTCTCCATGCCAAAAATTCCTTTCAGATGTGGACTTTAAAATTAGCACAGCAAAGGAAAGGCTGTCAATGCAGAAATAGAAATGAATCAATAAGTCTTGGTTATGGGAATGCTGTGCTCTCCATGCAAGAATACTTAAAGTTTTTCATTTGACACTCAGTCAGAAGGATACAATTTTACCCAGCCTGAAGTTGACAATGAAATCAAAATAATTGTATTCTACAAATCTATTTTTCGCGGGCCGCTAGCTCAGTTGGTAGAGCAACGCCCTTTTAAGGCGTGGGTCGAAGGTTCGAATCCTTCGCGGCTCACCATGTGTCCCCATCGTCTAGCCCGGCCTAGGACATCGCCCTTTCAAGGCGGTAACACGGGTTCGAATCCCGTTGGGGACGCCATTGAAAATCAAGGGGTTACAGCGAGTACCCCTTTTTCATTTTCATCTCTACGTGCCGTCATCGGATTGCAGCAAAATTGAAGCAGTCTCCTTAATGATTTAGTCTGCTGAGGCTACATATGCACTTCAAAAAAAGAGTTTCGGATATTTTTGGGCTCAGGAAAGCGGGTTTTTGAAAAATAAAAAAGGCGCCGATACCTGCGGCAGGGATTACGGTAACAATTATTGGAATGATTAGTTTGTTCATATTATTTCTCTTCAACAAATACAAGCTTGTCTTTGGATGTTTTGGATAAATTTATCAGTTAACCGTTTCTATAAAAACCGGTTCTTTATTTAAAACAAAATTAATTTTACCGTTAACCGCCTTTTCCGTTCGAACGCCGTTGCGCATAATGAAATTTACTGATTTAGCTCCGCCGACTTCAACAACAACATTTTGCGGCGATTTTAGAGTTTTATTTGTTATTGCCGGCATAACATCATCAGCAGTTTCATAGAGAAAAGGATTAAATGCCACCCACATTTTCTTCCCGTTTGTATTTTTAAATTCTTCAAGCCAATAACCGGATTGATTTATTTCTCCGAAAAGATGCCTTGAATGAACGGGGTATTTTTTAAACAGAGCAATCAGGTTTTTAACGACATAATACTGTTTTCTTTTGGCGCCGGTTTTTGAATCAATAAGTCCGATTTTGGCGGTTCTCGATATTCCGGTTATTATTTTGCCGGTGACATTATTTTTTGAAGCATTGGAAAACGCCATGACATATCCTTCAACC belongs to Nitrospirota bacterium and includes:
- the nuoF gene encoding NADH-quinone oxidoreductase subunit NuoF, whose protein sequence is MGRQQLINSLKKYVLSRVQTVKPTNIVIKVCMGTGGIAAGGSEVMDAFRTELDASGIEATVAKNCLTHKVGCRGLCAKDVLVDVIVKGQKTTYQYVKPEMISRIVKEHIIENNPVTDWVVGDDYHNFHKKQLKVVLSDCGSIDPEDIDAYIAGKGYEAARKVLTSSAPEDVIGIIKASGLRGRGGAGFPTGVKWEAAMKQASRQKYMICNADEGDPGAFMDRSVIEGNPHAVIEGMIIGAYSIGADKGYVYIRAEYPLAVERLRKALSDARTRGFLGKDILGTKFSFDIKVKLGAGAFVCGEETALIASIEGQRGMPRAKPPFPVYSGLWGKPTVINNVETLANIPYIIRNGAEWFSSFGTEKSKGTKVFALTGKIKNSGLIEVPMGIPLREIIYDIGGGIEGDRALKAIQTGGPSGGCIPAEMLDTPVDFESLAKVGSIVGSGGMVVLDEDNCMVNMAQYFLQFTQMESCGKCVPCRIGTKRLLEILDRITKGKGKEGDIELLGKLSADIKAASLCGLGQTAPNPILSTIKYFRDEYEAHLNGKCPAAVCKELLTYYILEEFCKGCGACLRACPAKAITGEKKKLHKIDSAMCIKCGACFDVCKFKAVGKE
- a CDS encoding cyclic nucleotide-binding domain-containing protein, coding for MTSISELKKQILFEDIGTAELEKLTKVIKEVSLKKGEFLFKEGEDTKGIYMIRSGKIEINKVTPDGWKQTLAVLTPGHFFGELSIIEHRRHEANAIAIESAELLKLPKDEFEKLEKEDVVLASQILKKLVLVLSKNLRRMNEKFLNALINY
- a CDS encoding formate--tetrahydrofolate ligase — encoded protein: MAFDATKLADWQISEEAEKNMPSPEEWREKLGLQKDEMLPMGRLSKIDFLKVINRLKDKPDGKYIEVTAITPTPLGEGKSTTSCGLMEGLGKRGVNVGGALRQPSGGPTMNVKGTAAGGGNSLLIPMTEFSLGLTGDINDIMNAHNLAMVAMTSRMQHERNYNDEQLKRLTRMRRLGIDPTRVEMGWIMDFCAQSLRNIIIGLGGRQDGFMMQSKFGIAVGSECMAILSVANDLADLKQRLNNITVAFDKSGKPVTTGDLEVGNAMAAFMRNTINPTLMCTAEYNPCFVHAGPFANIAVGQSSIIADRVGLKLFDYHVTESGFAADIGFEKFWNVKCRFSGLKPHVSVLTTTVRALKMHGGGPKVVAGKPLPEEYTKENIALVEKGCANMIHMINVIRKSGINPVVCVNRFYTDTNAEVAVVKKAAEAAGARCAESQHWLKGGEGALELADAVIDACNQKNDFKYLYPIEMKLRDRVATIAKEVYGADGVSWLPEAEAKAKMLEDDPKYADFATMMVKTHLSLTHDPALKGVPKGWTLPIRDILIYSGAKFLCPCAGTISLMPGTSSDPAYRRIDVDVNTGKVSGLF
- a CDS encoding NAD(P)H-dependent oxidoreductase subunit E, whose product is MEKTLEKILKENRENEGNLISILQDIENAFGYISEEAVNWFASRLDVNPSSFYGIATFYAQFHLKPRGKNIITACCGTACHVKGSERLINGVKKELDISEGEETTKDMQFTLEKVNCIGACSIAPVFIINKKVHGKAAADKLIKEIRSIKGANSEAD
- the fdhF gene encoding formate dehydrogenase subunit alpha; this translates as MIKLNINGKAIEVAEGTTVLDAARMLNIEIPTLCYHPKLTPFGGCRLCIVEVKGVPRPLTSCTTPVSEGMEVTTSTPALEGLRKTVLELILSDHPNDCMVCEKAGDCTLQELAYFYGIRENRFGGERRIYEKRDGNPFIERDMEKCILCGRCVKACDEIQGVGAIDFAYRGFKSKICPTFEKDLDCEFCGQCVAVCPTGALTGKMRQLRGRQKDIKEIDTTCSYCGTGCNLTLHVRQNKVIRVTSKEDKWNEGWLCVKGRFGYSFINSPDRLTRPLIRIKPKEHSAFSVQTPPLNPPLSKGGRGGVGFELFREASWDEALNYIASRLREIKEKHGADSIAGLSSAKCTTEENYLFQKFMRAVVGTNNVDHCARLUHAATVASLATIFGSGAMTNSIREIEGMEVLFVIGSNTKETHPVIANRMIKAFRKGAKIIVADPRKVPMARFSEVFMNLKPGTDVALINGIAHVILKEGLHDKKFIEERTEFFDEWTKSLEKFPPEAVSQITGVPAENIIKAAKLYGGSRKAGIFYTLGITQHTHGTDNVNAIANLAILTGNIGREHTGINPLRGQNNVQGACDAGCLPNVYPGYQRVDMPMVKKKFEDAWKVRLSDKEGLKSTEMVESAFKGKLKALYIMGENPIITDANANHTKEALENLEFMVVQDIFLTETAALADVVLPATCFAEKNGTFINTERKVQLVRKAVEPPGDAKEDSWIIAELSNRIGYPMKYSSVEEISEELGSLWPALSGISYSRIRTHGIHWPCPTKDHPGTEYLYKAGFPRGKVSFTPVKYLPSAELADSDYPFILTTGRNLFQYHSATMTMRVAPIEKHAGEPYVEINTEDAKKAGIKNGEKIKVRSRRGQIEIKARITDMVSNGVLFIPMHYSKAAVNVITSDALDPHSKTPELKVCAVKIEK